From the Cystobacter ferrugineus genome, the window AAAGCGTGTCATAATCGCGATCCTCGACCTGGGTTGCATAGATCTGGTAGCGGAAGCCGTCCAGAGTGAAGTGACGATGTTTTACCCTTGGCAGCTCGGGCTTAGACATTGCACGTCTCCAGGTCAATTTCGGTCGAGCTTGGGCGCGTCAGCCTGGGGCCAGTTGACTCCGGAATTGCGGTAGTACCTACCCAGCTCGTAACCTCCCACCCCGGCACTGGTTGGCGAAACCTGCACTGCGCCAACACAGTAGGCGGGAACGCCCGTAAGCGCTGCGGCGAGATAGCCTTCTGGAGTGAGCACGAACAGGTCGCGATACTCCTGCACCATCATGCCCAGGCCCACTCTCGAAACGCTGGCCCCCTTGGTCTCGACGTACCGCAGTAGCTCGTCAGCCACGAAGCGCGGGGCATACTGGCGCGGCACGGATGGGAGGATCGCCAGACTGCGGCGCAACATCGTGGCCTGTTCTGGAGACACCTCGCGGATCTGGGGGATACTGCTCGCGGACAGCCCGGCCCCCAGCAGCAGGGCGCCGAACTCATCCAGACCCGCCAGCGTGTCCCGCGTAGCGGCGAGGGCCAGCGGCGGCGGCTGACTGGCGCAAGCACATGGACCAATGACGACAAGCAGGGTCAGGACGACAGCCAGGCCACGAGACAAAAGCAATCTCTCAAAGGCAATACGAATCCAGAACCGCAGAGTGTAGAACTCAGCAGGCATGGGAACCTCGTGCAGTCAGGTAAGGCATTGGAAAAGTATAAGTTGACCAACTTCACTTGGCGCGACGCGGCTCCAAGCAATAATTCCAGTCGCCATGGAACTCATCCTTGCGCAGCGCCAATCGCTTCATTTCCGCCTTCGTGATCTCGATGCCCGTCGGATACTTCTTCTTGTCCAAGCGCGCCCTGACGCGCAGACCCTTTTTAGTTTGCGTTCTGCCGATGAGGTTGACGACTGTCTCAAAACTGGTCAGTGGCTTGCCCCTCCAGTTCTGGGTGATGTGACAGAAGAGCCGATGTTCGATCTTGTTCCACTTGCTCGTTCCTGGCGGGAAGTGGCACACATGAATATTCAGTCCCGTGTCATCGGCCAGCTCTTGTAGTTCTTTCTTCCAGGCGCGTGTGCGATACCCGTTGCTACCGCCAGCATCTGCCGTGATGAGAAGTTCCGTCGCATTCGGATAGGCTGGCAAACCCATCGTTCTCCACCATTGGCGAATCGATGCGACGGCAAAAGCCGGTGTGTCATGATCGCGCCCGACACTCACCCACGCCTCGTTGCGGGTCATGTCGAAGACTCCGTAGGGGATCGCCTTGCCCACCGCATCGTCGGGAAAGTCGTGGACGTTGACCTCTTCCGGTTGCCCCTTCGGTTCCCACTCACGGCCTGCGTTCCTGAAGTTCCCGACGAGTTCCTTCTTCTTCGTATCGACGGAGATGACGGGTTGGTTTCGCGCCTGGAAGTCCTCCACCATCGCGCTGATGTGCTCGAATTGCGCGTTGCGATCCACATGGTCCGTGCCCTCATGGCTCTTGCGCAATGCGTGGAGGCTATAGCCCAGCTCGTGCAGCTTCTTTCCGACACTCGTGTGACTGACGATGAACCCCTGGTTGCGCAACTCCACGGCCAGAATCCGCGTGCTTTTGCATGTCCATCGCAGCGGCGACATCGGATCCCCTCTCGTGGTCGGCGCAACCAGACGCTCGAGTGCCTCGACCCATCCTCCCTGCACCAAGGCCAACGCCTTGCGGCCACCGCCAGGCCGACGCTGACGTCCAATGACTACTTCGCCTTTCTTCAACTCCTCGCGGCCTGCTCGGATCGTCGCCCGCGCCAAACCAGTCGCGCTCGCAACCACCGCGTCGCCACCGTAGCCTATCGTGCGTGACTCCGTCGCTGCCCACAATCGACGTGCCCTCTCATTCAGGACGCCTTCAAGAGCGAGATACTTGGCACGGAGGGCCGCTTCCAGTTTCGAGTCGTGCCTCATGAAGTAGCCAGATCACAGATCGTGGAAGTTGGCAACGTTATTGTTTTCCAGTGCCTTACCAATGGGCAGCGCGGGCTCGGCTCCCGTGCTCGCTGCCTGCGCGCCGTCGTCGTGATTGAACAGAACGACGCCGTTCGCGTTGTAGCCCTCGACGCGCCAACCCTTGACGCTCAGGCGATCCGAGTAGCGATCGAAGTCACCGTCGCTCGCCTTGAACGTATAGACACGTTGACCGCTCCCAGCCTCGACGGCGGTTAGCGCAGCCGCATCCTTCCGAACGGCTGCAAGCTGAAGAGAGCGTGTGATCGCATTGGGCATCGCTCCCGCTAAATGGGTGCGGTTTTTGTCCGTGGCTCAATCGCCGCTGACGGCGTCGGCGCTCACTTCTGCCGAGCTGCCTGCGGAAGGCGTCGGCGTCTGTTGGGGCGCGCTTGGTTGCTGGCCGGGCAAAAGCCGGGCATTGGAGCCACCAGACGCGAGAGACAGCACGGCGGGCCTGTGGAGGGGCTCCAGGAGCGCGGCAGCCGACGCTCGGGCGAGTGCGGTGCCAAGGGCGGGCAGCGGCACCTCGGGACCGTGGAGCGTGGCGGGGTGTGCCTGCTCAGCCCGTAGCCGACGCAGCGGCATCCAGCCGGTTATGGGGGTCGTTTCGGCAAGATTTCGGGGGGGACGGACGGCAAAACCCAACCGAGCCCGCGAGTTTTTTTGGAAATTTTCTGAGCGTGTGCGACCTCCGAGCAAGGTTGAGAGCGGCCCCGCATCGGAAAAGCTTGCCGGGGGGGCACCCTTCCAGGCGCGGCAGACTCAGGGCGCGCGGCCCCCAACCCTTTCAGGCGTCAACTGGCTTATGACTCACGAGCCATCACAAACTTATAACCCCATAGAGAACTGATGTAGGAGTAGTATATAAGAGTATATGAACATATATGAGGTAGACGGCTATAGAAGTTTAGAAACCAGCTCAAAGCCGATTGACGTGAGCCACTTCTCCCCGGCGAGGCTGCCTGCCGTTCAAGGAACCAAGCCCCCAGACCCGGCAAGGTGTCACGCTGTCAAGCCGTCAAGCCTTGAATCTATAAACTCCTATAGAAAAAGCTCATGTAGGAGTAGTATATAGGTATACATGAGGTATAGGGCTATAGGATTGTTGGAACAGCCCAATTGACGCTTGACGGTTGACACCCGCCGCTCCGCTGCCGCTGCTGGCCTGGGCCACGTCAAGAATCCGCACCCATTTAGGCGTTGTGGAACAGCCCATCTTGTCGCCAGCCCCGAGCCTGCCCGCGCCCACCGAAGCGGGCTTCAACGCGTCTGAATTCCTAACCGTTGATGAAGCCGCAGCTTTGCTGCGCGTGAACCGGAAAACGCTCTATGAGTCGATCCGGCGCGGCGAGGTGCCGGGAGTTCTCCACCTCGGTCGATCTGTCCGACTTCGCCGGAGCGTTCTGCTATCCTGGACGCCGGGTAACAGCAGTCCCGCGCTTGGAAAAAAGCCATGAGCGTCAGACTGCGGAAGTGGAAGACGAAGGAGGGCAAGGTGCAAGAGGCGTGGTGGGTTGACGTGAAGTACCAGCACCCAAGCGGGAGGGTGGAGCGCGTGCGCAAGGCATCGCCCATCAACACCCGTCGCGGCGCTGAAGAGTACGAGCGTCAGATCCGGCACGCACTCCTCACGGGTTCCTTCGGAAAGGAAAAGCAGAGCGAGGCGGGCCGGATTCCTACGGTTGAAGAGTTTGTCCCGCGCTTCCTCACGTACAGCGAGAACAACAACAAATATTCAAGCGTTGTTTCCAAGCGCCAAATCCTCGATCAGCACGTCATTCCGGCTCTTGGTCGTATGCCGTTGGACTCCATCGGTCTGGCTGAGATCGAGGATTTCAAAGCGGCTATGCGCAAGAAGACGTCGGGAGCCCGCGCCCGGAAGGATGCCCCCACGAAGGCAGCCATTCGCAAGCGTAAGGACATCCAGCCCGCGCTTCTGAGCCTCAAGACCATCAACAACGCGCTAACGGTGGTTCGCAAGATGCTGTCGCTCGCACAGGAGCACGGCATCATCACGCACGTTCCGCGCGTTAAGCTCTTCAAGACTGCGAAGGCGGCGTTTGACTTTCTCAGCTTTGATGAAGCCGAGCGGGTTGTCGCCGCTGCGGCCCCTGAATGGCGCCCGGTTGTGCTCGTGGCGCTCAAGACGGGACTGCGGCAAGGCGAGCTGATCGGGCTCCAGTGGGGCGACGTGGACTTGCAGCGCGGCAAGCTGCACGTCCGGCGCACCATCTGGCGCGGCGTGACGGGGCTCCCCAAGGGTGGGCGCGAGCGGACGGTCGATCTCCCGGGCTCGGCCCTGGAAGCGCTCAAGGCACACCGGCATCTGCGCGGCCCCTACGTGTTCTGTCAGGCGGACGGACAGCCGCACACGAACGGCACCATGAAGGGCCCTCTTGAGCGTGCGCTTCGCGAGGCGGACATCTGCCGCGAGCAGGGGCGCATCGGCTGGCACGACCTGCGGCACACCTACGGGAGTCACCTCGCGATGCGTGGCGTGCCGCTCAAGGCGATCCAGGAGCTGATGGGGCACGCGACCATCGAGATGACAGAGCGCTATGCCCACCTGTCACCCGAGGTACGGGCGAGCGCCGTGCAGCAGCTCGATCTCCCTGTGCCCCAGCTCCAAGCCGCTCCGGCCAGAAGCGCCGAAGGGGCACACTGAGGGCACATGCGGAAATGAGGGCAAAGAAAAAGCCCAGCAACCCCTCGGGATTGCTGAGCTTCTGAGTGTGGAGGCGGCGGGAATCGAAGCCGCCGCCGGAGGCTTCCGGCGAGAGCGCTCCAGAGCGGTTGAGAGCGGTTTTCGTAGGAGTTCCAGCCGATTACGCTGCTCCCTGCTCCGCGCCGACGTGTGTTGAGAGCGCTTCAGCGCGGGTCTGCTGTAGCAATGTAGGCGAGAGTTGCAAGAACGAGCGTCTCGTCGCCTTCTCGTGCAAGGGCTGAGCGGGCGGCGGCACGGGCACGCGGGCCTGACGGCGCCTCCCCTGCCTCCAGACAGGCGCGCAGCGCGTTGGCCAGCTCGCGCCAGCGGGCCTCGGCGTCTCCGGGTGCACGCTCGGCTACTCCTTCTTCGGGACCTTCTGCTCGATCTCCGCGAGGACAGCGTCCCTGTCGAGCCGGATCTGTGTGTCCCGGAGGTTCTCCTTCAGGGTACGCCTGCTGGCCTCCACGGTCTTGGAATCCGCATGACCCGGGCGCGCGTAGTAGGGATCGCTCATGACCTTTTCCATGTCCGCGTCCGGATGGTACTGGTAAAGCTGTACGTTGTTCTTGGCTCCCGGCTTGGGCTCCATGACCATGGGAATCTTATACCCAGCCTTCGTGGTGGACACGCCGCTCACCACCACATGGTCATTCGGATTCCGTGGTGCTCCCTTGGAATGATTGGAGGGGGGGGCTTGCTCCAGCTCGAGCTTGCCATCCTTGGACTCTTTCGCCCCGAGGGCCGCCCAGAAACTGGTGGCGGTGTTGTTGATGGTGTCCCCCTGGTTCACCTTCTGCGCCAGGCCATGGAACGCGGTCCCGGGCGTCGCCTTGATAGGGTTCTCGTTATAATTGTCTTTGTCATCATTCCAGTCGAACTGCTCGCGCTCCTGGGCGGTCAACACCTCCACCTTCGACCCAATGGCCTTCCCCACCGTCCACGCGCCGGCACAGACGCCCGTGATGCTGGCTTTGTTGGCCTTGTCATTCAACGCCGCCTCCAGAAGCGTCTCCTCGTACTCCGTCCGGCTCGTGTGCTCGAGCTTGTTCAGCTCTTCCTTTTCGTTGGTGGGGTTCTGTTTGACACGATTGAAATCCTTGTCCGCGGGATCCTGACTGCGCTTCGACTTCACCTGCGCGTCGTTCGCGGTCAAGGAACCGAATACGAAGAGATGGTTGATCCCCTTGAGGGCCCCATTGGGATCCTTCTGACTCTCTTTGCGCTGCCTTGCCAACTCCGGGATGCTCTTGCCATCCGCGCCCGCGGGCAGGAGTTTGACGAGCGGCTTGGGATTTCCCTCTGGGACGGAGATGCTATCAATGACGTTCTTGTCGTATTTGAGCGCCTTGCCGTCATACCCTCCCCGAACGAACACGCCGATGACCGGGACGGGGCTGTCTTCGGGCCTGGGCGGACGCTTCCACTCCTTCTTGGGCGCTCCCCGGGTCTGCGAGGTGCTCGGCGGCTCCATGGGAGGGGGCTTCGGTCCAATCTTGGGCATGGCGGCTCTTCCAGCAGGGGAGAGAACAGCAGAGCTGTAAAAAAACGCTATGAACGTATCATGACCCCATCGAACCGCCCCGTCAACACAATCAGGATTTTCCCGGAAATTGAGAAGCGGAAGGGGTGTCAGCGGAAGGGGTGTCAGACGATTCGTAGGAAACGTTTGACACCTTCTATGGGGTCCCTGGTGGAAGCGTAGGGGTCAGGCTCCGGCCGCGCGGGTCTGAACGATTTTATCGCTCAGCATCGTCGTAAGCGCGGCGGCATTCCTCGACGCGGGACAAGTTGTTCCTGATCCAGAAGTTGAGGCCTTCGAGGGCGCGCAACATGCCCACGCCCATCTCGGTCAATTCGTATTCGACTCGCGGCGGCACTTCGGGAAAGTAATGGCGTGCCACAAGGCCATCTCGCTCCAGATTTCGCAGCGTAAGCGTCAGCATGCGCTGGGTGATCCCGTCAAGCTCACTCTTGAGCACCGAGAAGCGGAGCCGACGCCCACTCGCGATCGATAGGCGCCAGATGACCTGGACAGTCCATTTGTCGCCGAGCCGCGTGCAGATCCCGTTCGCCGGATACGGTCTGAAGTGCGGACTCCCCTCCGTCTCCTCATCGGACTGACCATAGATCGGTTTGTCCAAGCGTATCATCCTTGTGCCCGAGGCTGGGAAATGTGCCGTCTTCCGGCGGCTTTCCAGCTCATATACCAGTATCCCATGATCAAATACGAGGGTGGACAATGAGGGATACGCAACGGACTATCCTGGTCTTCGGCGCGACCGGCCAACAGGGAGGAGCGGTCGCCAGAGCCCTCCTGCGGGCGCAGTGGGCCGTTCGCGCACTCGTGCGAGATCCCGCGGCACCCAAGTCGATTGCGCTGCGCGAGGCGGGCGTCGAACTCGTGCGGGGATCGTTCGCCGACATCGACGTGCTCCGCGCCGCGATGAAGGATGCCTATGGCGTCTTCAGCGTGGTGCCGAGTTCGCCCAGCGGCGCCGTGACCGATGAGGAGGAAGTTCGTTTCGGGACCGCGATCGCGGACCTGGCCTCCGAGAGCGGCATCGCGCATCTCGTCTATTCCTCGGGAGCCAGCGTCGGGGAGAAGCCGACGGGTGTAGCACGTTTCGACACCAAGGCTCGCATCGAGGCGCACATCCGAGAACTGCCAGTCACCGCGACCATTGTCAGGCCTGTGATATTCATGGAGATGCTCGTAAGACCCGGGTTCGGCCTGGACAAAGGTCGGTTCACATTTTTCCTCAGACCCAACCAGTCGATGCAGCTCATCGCCGTGGACGACATCGGAAAATTCGTCACCGCGATCTTCGCCGACAAGATGCGGTTCAGTGGGGAGACGTTGAAGATCGCGAGCGATACCGTTACAGGCCGCGAATTGGAAACCATCTTGACCGAAGCCGCCGGCCGGCCTATCGCCTATGCGCGCTTTCCCGATGAGGTCCTCGCGGCCAATCCCTATCTCAGACAGTTGGCCGCGAGTCTGGACGAAGGCCCACTTGCGGACCACGTGGATCTGAACGTCATGCGTGAGCTCAATCCGGAGATTCTCTCATTCCGGTCCTGGCTTGCCGGGAGCGGTCGCAAGGCCCTCGACGAAGCCCTTGGGACAACCGGTCTCGGTTTATGACTTCACGACCCAGATGAGGTCGGGGTGGGCGGCGATGGCCCTGCCGAGTTCGGCGCCGTCGAACATGGCCAGGTTGGCGCCGTTACCGAGGCCTCCATGCTTTCCACCGGGAGGTTGGTCACGCTCATGAAGTGAGGCATCAGCCGCCCCGCGCCCAGCACTCCGCCCGGTTCGAAGTCATTGCGCTCCGTCCGCGGGAAGGCGGACTCGTCCTTCGCCTTGAAGCCCTCCACCGCGTCCGCTTCGGCTGGCCGCA encodes:
- a CDS encoding ISAzo13 family transposase, encoding MRHDSKLEAALRAKYLALEGVLNERARRLWAATESRTIGYGGDAVVASATGLARATIRAGREELKKGEVVIGRQRRPGGGRKALALVQGGWVEALERLVAPTTRGDPMSPLRWTCKSTRILAVELRNQGFIVSHTSVGKKLHELGYSLHALRKSHEGTDHVDRNAQFEHISAMVEDFQARNQPVISVDTKKKELVGNFRNAGREWEPKGQPEEVNVHDFPDDAVGKAIPYGVFDMTRNEAWVSVGRDHDTPAFAVASIRQWWRTMGLPAYPNATELLITADAGGSNGYRTRAWKKELQELADDTGLNIHVCHFPPGTSKWNKIEHRLFCHITQNWRGKPLTSFETVVNLIGRTQTKKGLRVRARLDKKKYPTGIEITKAEMKRLALRKDEFHGDWNYCLEPRRAK
- a CDS encoding DNA-binding protein; this encodes MNRKTLYESIRRGEVPGVLHLGRSVRLRRSVLLSWTPGNSSPALGKKP
- a CDS encoding winged helix-turn-helix transcriptional regulator gives rise to the protein MDKPIYGQSDEETEGSPHFRPYPANGICTRLGDKWTVQVIWRLSIASGRRLRFSVLKSELDGITQRMLTLTLRNLERDGLVARHYFPEVPPRVEYELTEMGVGMLRALEGLNFWIRNNLSRVEECRRAYDDAER
- a CDS encoding NmrA/HSCARG family protein; translation: MRDTQRTILVFGATGQQGGAVARALLRAQWAVRALVRDPAAPKSIALREAGVELVRGSFADIDVLRAAMKDAYGVFSVVPSSPSGAVTDEEEVRFGTAIADLASESGIAHLVYSSGASVGEKPTGVARFDTKARIEAHIRELPVTATIVRPVIFMEMLVRPGFGLDKGRFTFFLRPNQSMQLIAVDDIGKFVTAIFADKMRFSGETLKIASDTVTGRELETILTEAAGRPIAYARFPDEVLAANPYLRQLAASLDEGPLADHVDLNVMRELNPEILSFRSWLAGSGRKALDEALGTTGLGL
- a CDS encoding tyrosine-type recombinase/integrase; translated protein: MSVRLRKWKTKEGKVQEAWWVDVKYQHPSGRVERVRKASPINTRRGAEEYERQIRHALLTGSFGKEKQSEAGRIPTVEEFVPRFLTYSENNNKYSSVVSKRQILDQHVIPALGRMPLDSIGLAEIEDFKAAMRKKTSGARARKDAPTKAAIRKRKDIQPALLSLKTINNALTVVRKMLSLAQEHGIITHVPRVKLFKTAKAAFDFLSFDEAERVVAAAAPEWRPVVLVALKTGLRQGELIGLQWGDVDLQRGKLHVRRTIWRGVTGLPKGGRERTVDLPGSALEALKAHRHLRGPYVFCQADGQPHTNGTMKGPLERALREADICREQGRIGWHDLRHTYGSHLAMRGVPLKAIQELMGHATIEMTERYAHLSPEVRASAVQQLDLPVPQLQAAPARSAEGAH